The Streptomyces albofaciens JCM 4342 genome has a segment encoding these proteins:
- a CDS encoding PE-PGRS family protein — MSLTLPSEVAWVLGLLGYDWPEADEDALFKCAETWRTFAAQIEQAASQGGSAANEVVAANTGEAVEGFTKEWGAFSGSSGSDHYLRDAQLAAEVIALAFDTAAIAVLTGKIAIIAQLVILAVELIAAQAAAPFTFGLSEAGAAGATQLTRIAVREILNKIKQEVVQAATKAMEHATMDAIKKMAKKAVSKEARQLAMDYAKKTVKETVKETVKDKVVEEGKAKATEAATEMGQNIAQQGIEHHFGARDGMDWGETADIGKEKASAYVDGLKEGAQSLADPQTYVDHAREDLTNRGLDTAQKHVDNRTGGAATRHQNVTDGAKDSVRAVFG, encoded by the coding sequence GTGTCACTGACACTGCCGAGCGAGGTCGCCTGGGTCCTCGGGCTTCTCGGGTACGACTGGCCGGAGGCCGACGAGGACGCGCTCTTCAAATGCGCCGAGACCTGGCGCACGTTCGCCGCCCAGATCGAGCAGGCCGCTTCACAGGGCGGATCGGCGGCAAATGAGGTGGTCGCGGCCAATACGGGCGAAGCGGTCGAAGGATTCACCAAAGAGTGGGGCGCCTTCTCCGGCAGTTCCGGTTCCGACCATTACCTGCGCGACGCCCAACTCGCCGCCGAAGTCATCGCCCTGGCCTTCGACACGGCGGCCATCGCCGTGCTCACCGGCAAGATCGCGATCATCGCCCAGCTTGTGATCCTCGCCGTGGAACTCATCGCCGCGCAGGCCGCCGCCCCGTTCACGTTCGGCCTTTCCGAAGCCGGCGCGGCGGGCGCCACACAGCTCACCCGCATCGCGGTCCGGGAAATCCTGAACAAGATCAAACAAGAGGTCGTCCAAGCCGCCACCAAGGCCATGGAACACGCCACGATGGACGCCATCAAGAAGATGGCGAAGAAGGCCGTGTCCAAGGAAGCCCGGCAGCTGGCGATGGACTACGCCAAGAAGACGGTCAAGGAAACGGTCAAGGAGACCGTCAAGGACAAGGTCGTCGAAGAGGGCAAGGCGAAGGCCACCGAAGCCGCCACGGAAATGGGACAGAACATCGCCCAGCAGGGCATCGAGCACCATTTCGGCGCCCGCGACGGCATGGACTGGGGTGAAACCGCAGACATCGGTAAGGAAAAGGCCAGCGCATACGTCGACGGCCTCAAGGAAGGCGCCCAGAGCCTGGCCGACCCCCAGACGTACGTCGACCACGCCAGGGAAGACCTCACCAACCGCGGCCTCGACACAGCCCAGAAACACGTCGACAACCGAACCGGCGGCGCCGCCACACGCCACCAGAACGTCACGGACGGCGCGAAGGATTCAGTGCGGGCCGTGTTCGGCTGA
- a CDS encoding PE-PGRS family protein: MALTLPGEVVWVLDLLGYSWPEADEDKLMECGRAWLEFAAQVGRTDGRGGSAVREVVSANSGEAVSRFSETWERFSDGPGSYLPDAQVAANVIGVGFEVAAGAVFAAKAEVIVQLVVLAVELISAQAAAPFTLGLSEVGALGVTQVTRLAVRRLLDTLKREVVEAITTTMAEAAEKGTKEIASDFMKKQVKDFATDYAKKAVRDIVVDPAKEKATNIVTGAGQDIVQQGAESHFGARDGVDLGDTLGGAKEEFGKQFGAVEGGVFKPGEYIAGAPSGSGGREGGLAGLLDPATHRDRLVDGATEAGNSALETKAREVLRRGRGEGDGGTEGVEGVRGAGGEGEGGRTQGGGGSGGGAAGDVRAVFG; this comes from the coding sequence GTGGCGCTGACGCTGCCCGGTGAGGTCGTGTGGGTGCTCGATCTGCTCGGGTACTCCTGGCCCGAGGCGGACGAGGACAAGCTCATGGAATGCGGGCGGGCCTGGCTGGAGTTCGCGGCTCAGGTCGGGCGGACCGACGGGCGGGGCGGATCGGCCGTACGCGAGGTTGTGTCCGCCAACTCGGGTGAGGCGGTGAGCCGTTTCTCGGAGACCTGGGAGCGTTTTTCCGACGGGCCGGGTTCTTACCTGCCCGATGCGCAGGTCGCGGCCAATGTGATCGGGGTTGGCTTTGAGGTGGCGGCGGGCGCGGTCTTCGCGGCCAAGGCCGAAGTGATCGTGCAGCTCGTTGTGCTGGCCGTCGAGCTCATTTCGGCGCAGGCCGCCGCACCGTTCACGCTCGGTCTTTCCGAGGTGGGCGCGTTGGGAGTGACTCAGGTCACCCGCCTTGCGGTACGGCGGCTTCTGGACACGCTGAAGCGGGAGGTCGTCGAGGCGATCACCACGACCATGGCGGAAGCCGCCGAGAAGGGCACGAAGGAGATCGCTTCGGATTTCATGAAGAAGCAGGTCAAGGACTTCGCGACGGACTATGCGAAGAAGGCCGTCAGGGACATCGTCGTCGATCCCGCCAAGGAAAAGGCCACAAACATCGTGACCGGGGCAGGGCAGGACATCGTTCAGCAAGGTGCCGAGAGCCACTTCGGTGCTCGTGACGGCGTTGACCTGGGGGACACGCTGGGTGGCGCCAAGGAGGAATTCGGAAAGCAGTTCGGAGCGGTCGAGGGTGGGGTGTTCAAGCCCGGTGAATACATCGCCGGAGCGCCGAGTGGTTCAGGGGGGAGGGAGGGCGGCTTGGCCGGACTCCTCGACCCCGCGACTCATCGGGACCGGCTTGTCGACGGGGCGACGGAGGCGGGGAACAGCGCCTTGGAGACGAAGGCGAGGGAAGTCCTTCGGCGAGGGAGAGGAGAGGGGGATGGGGGAACGGAAGGTGTCGAAGGGGTGAGAGGTGCTGGAGGAGAGGGAGAGGGAGGGAGGACGCAAGGGGGCGGAGGCTCGGGGGGTGGTGCTGCCGGGGACGTGCGTGCTGTCTTCGGTTGA
- a CDS encoding WXG100 family type VII secretion target, whose translation MSDAFDVDTDGLRRQGREFVEIGAEFGGASKRLQATLKGLGKPWCGAEFADTFAMIYEPVRDGMFKSMDSLGKRMEGMGESLQEMARRYEAAERGGVQLVGQVSRSHSSPWG comes from the coding sequence ATGAGTGACGCGTTCGATGTCGATACGGACGGGCTTCGGCGTCAGGGGCGGGAGTTCGTTGAGATCGGGGCGGAGTTCGGGGGTGCTTCGAAAAGGTTGCAGGCGACGTTGAAGGGGCTGGGGAAGCCATGGTGTGGTGCGGAATTCGCCGACACCTTCGCAATGATTTATGAGCCGGTCCGGGACGGCATGTTCAAGTCCATGGACTCGCTCGGGAAGCGAATGGAGGGGATGGGGGAGAGTTTGCAGGAAATGGCGAGGAGATATGAGGCGGCGGAGCGGGGCGGGGTGCAACTCGTCGGGCAGGTTTCGCGTTCGCACTCTTCGCCTTGGGGCTAG
- the mycP gene encoding type VII secretion-associated serine protease mycosin, which translates to MSFTRTLRAVSGAVLAGALVIGTAPAASADYIRDGQWALGAFGSDKVRQESTGRNITVAVIDSGVNGNHPDLKGSVLPGKSFAVKGGPADQETEDDHGTAMAALIAGHGHGPNNADGIMGLAPDAKILPIRTKDYDDTFHGNGFAAPLRYAVDHGAKVVNMSFVQARADEEEKAAISYALSKDVLIVAGMGNDGSATPQYPAAAPGVLAVGAVAKNGQVWKDSNYGPHIRLLAPGEGIYSAGLGSKYRQADGTSDATAYVSAAAALVRSKFPDLTAGQVANRLTKTAITPDGKSGISTPSPKYGYGTIRPYRALTENIPAGSKYGPLKAPEVQDPTSAGNDGAGPGKADEEKASGSSGVGVPPIVIIGLVLVLIVVLLVVVVAVVRRKKNNGGPPPGGPGGYGGPGGNVSYPPHQPGSYQQQPNPYGSYPSAPPAQPPGQ; encoded by the coding sequence ATGAGCTTCACGCGGACGCTGCGTGCGGTGAGCGGCGCGGTCCTGGCGGGAGCGCTGGTCATCGGCACCGCGCCGGCTGCTTCGGCGGACTACATCCGAGACGGGCAGTGGGCGCTCGGAGCCTTCGGCTCCGACAAGGTTCGTCAGGAATCCACGGGGAGAAACATCACCGTGGCGGTAATCGATTCCGGAGTCAACGGCAACCACCCTGACCTCAAGGGGAGTGTCCTTCCGGGCAAGAGCTTCGCCGTCAAGGGTGGCCCGGCCGACCAGGAGACCGAAGATGATCACGGGACCGCGATGGCGGCACTCATCGCTGGTCATGGGCATGGCCCCAATAATGCGGACGGAATCATGGGCTTGGCACCGGATGCCAAGATCCTCCCGATCCGTACAAAGGACTACGACGACACCTTCCACGGCAATGGTTTCGCGGCGCCGTTGCGGTACGCAGTCGATCATGGTGCGAAGGTCGTCAACATGTCCTTCGTGCAAGCGCGTGCCGACGAAGAGGAGAAGGCCGCGATCAGCTACGCACTGTCTAAGGACGTACTGATCGTTGCCGGTATGGGAAATGACGGCAGCGCGACGCCTCAATACCCTGCTGCCGCTCCCGGCGTTCTCGCAGTCGGTGCTGTAGCGAAGAACGGGCAAGTCTGGAAAGACTCGAACTACGGACCGCACATCCGCCTCCTCGCCCCCGGCGAAGGTATCTACTCCGCCGGCCTCGGCTCCAAATACCGCCAGGCCGACGGAACGTCCGACGCTACGGCCTACGTCTCTGCTGCTGCCGCGCTCGTTCGTTCCAAGTTTCCGGACCTCACTGCCGGCCAGGTGGCCAACCGGCTGACGAAGACGGCGATCACCCCCGACGGCAAGTCCGGCATCAGTACGCCGAGCCCCAAGTACGGCTACGGCACCATTCGCCCGTACCGCGCGCTCACCGAGAACATTCCGGCCGGGTCCAAGTACGGGCCGCTCAAGGCTCCCGAGGTGCAGGACCCGACGTCCGCGGGTAATGACGGGGCCGGTCCCGGTAAGGCCGATGAGGAGAAGGCGAGTGGGAGCAGCGGTGTTGGGGTTCCGCCCATCGTGATCATCGGTCTTGTGCTGGTTTTGATCGTGGTGCTGCTTGTGGTCGTTGTTGCTGTGGTCCGGCGGAAGAAGAACAACGGTGGACCGCCGCCCGGTGGTCCTGGTGGTTACGGCGGTCCCGGTGGCAACGTGAGCTACCCGCCGCATCAGCCTGGCTCGTACCAGCAGCAGCCGAATCCCTACGGTTCATACCCGTCGGCTCCGCCTGCCCAGCCTCCGGGGCAGTAG
- the mycP gene encoding type VII secretion-associated serine protease mycosin, giving the protein MGSRAIGHRAGHRRRAAAALAGTACVVGLSCVTAAPAIADPNVPLNSGQCTFGTDDIKETPWSLQRLITRQLWASGKGEGVKVAVIDTGVDSGNAQLRDAISGGKSYVPKGKPTEDQVGHGTKVAGIIAARSKSGSGFYGIAPGATIVPFQQTDKEKGGTAESLAKAIDDAVAAGVDIINISQGTNANPALLGPLRAAVTNAEAKNVLIVASAGNGGASGAEQSMYPAAFENSNVLAVAASDRNNERAPFSQAGAFVDIAAPGVDMVSTVPKGGNCVDQGTSFAAPYAAGAAALLIGRNKAEHQEWKPREIIWHLEKTAERVRKNRDHNIGWGVVDPVAALNDKTKPTGEPKPDSNSDSAATGANIQPAVLTIGESTEERQARIAIYIIGGGALAVATVVGTSIALRDWRRKTGYNSNGEANHG; this is encoded by the coding sequence GTGGGATCTCGCGCCATTGGTCACCGAGCCGGCCACCGCCGACGTGCGGCGGCAGCACTGGCCGGAACGGCCTGCGTCGTCGGGCTGTCCTGTGTGACGGCAGCCCCGGCGATCGCGGACCCGAACGTGCCGCTGAACAGTGGTCAGTGCACGTTCGGCACCGACGACATCAAAGAGACCCCGTGGTCGCTGCAACGCCTGATAACGCGGCAGCTGTGGGCCAGCGGCAAGGGTGAGGGCGTCAAGGTCGCGGTCATCGACACCGGCGTCGACTCCGGCAACGCGCAATTGCGCGACGCTATCAGCGGCGGCAAGAGCTACGTTCCCAAAGGCAAGCCCACCGAGGACCAGGTCGGTCACGGCACCAAGGTCGCGGGCATCATCGCCGCCCGCTCGAAGAGCGGCTCCGGCTTCTACGGCATCGCTCCAGGAGCGACGATCGTTCCCTTCCAGCAGACGGACAAGGAAAAGGGCGGGACGGCCGAAAGCCTGGCCAAAGCCATCGATGACGCGGTCGCCGCGGGCGTCGACATCATCAACATCTCGCAGGGGACCAACGCCAACCCCGCGCTCCTGGGCCCGCTGCGCGCCGCGGTCACCAACGCCGAGGCCAAGAACGTCCTCATCGTCGCCTCGGCAGGCAACGGCGGCGCGAGCGGCGCCGAGCAGAGCATGTACCCCGCCGCCTTCGAGAACTCCAACGTCCTGGCCGTCGCCGCCTCCGACCGCAACAACGAGCGGGCCCCGTTCTCCCAGGCCGGCGCCTTCGTCGACATCGCCGCTCCCGGCGTGGACATGGTCTCCACCGTCCCCAAGGGCGGCAACTGCGTCGATCAGGGCACCAGCTTCGCCGCCCCCTACGCGGCCGGCGCCGCGGCCCTCCTCATCGGCCGTAACAAGGCCGAACACCAGGAGTGGAAGCCGCGCGAGATCATCTGGCACCTGGAGAAGACCGCCGAACGTGTCCGCAAAAACCGGGACCACAACATCGGCTGGGGTGTCGTCGACCCCGTAGCGGCCCTCAACGACAAGACCAAGCCGACCGGCGAGCCGAAACCGGACAGCAACTCCGACTCCGCCGCCACCGGCGCCAACATCCAGCCGGCCGTCCTCACCATCGGCGAATCCACCGAGGAACGACAGGCCCGCATCGCCATCTACATCATCGGCGGCGGCGCACTGGCCGTCGCCACGGTCGTCGGCACCTCGATCGCCCTGCGCGACTGGCGCCGCAAGACCGGCTACAACTCGAACGGGGAGGCCAACCATGGCTAA
- a CDS encoding WXG100 family type VII secretion target encodes MSGQILVNFATISQAASDVRGTANNIRTQLDDLESGVKKIAASWEGSAQEGYQARQREWDQRAASLHSTLEAIAKALDQAAQNYQSTESKNAQIWS; translated from the coding sequence ATGTCCGGCCAGATCCTCGTCAATTTCGCGACGATCTCCCAGGCCGCCTCCGACGTGCGCGGAACGGCCAACAACATCCGTACCCAGCTCGACGACCTCGAGTCGGGCGTCAAGAAGATCGCCGCCAGCTGGGAAGGTTCCGCGCAGGAGGGCTACCAGGCCCGTCAGCGCGAGTGGGACCAGCGCGCCGCTTCCCTGCACTCGACGTTGGAAGCCATCGCCAAGGCCCTGGACCAGGCCGCTCAGAACTACCAGAGCACCGAGTCCAAGAACGCGCAGATCTGGAGCTGA
- a CDS encoding WXG100 family type VII secretion target has translation MAGQQFTTTEEEMVAFSGRIASVNQSIQGEISRLNGVVEGITSGWKGAAASSYHQLQSQVNDDANRLNQLLNEIKEAIDATTKNYVASEEEQAQSMSHVSAQASPFG, from the coding sequence ATGGCAGGTCAGCAGTTCACAACCACTGAGGAGGAGATGGTCGCATTCAGCGGCCGTATCGCCTCCGTCAACCAGTCGATCCAGGGCGAGATCTCTCGTCTGAACGGGGTCGTCGAGGGCATCACGTCTGGGTGGAAGGGTGCTGCGGCCTCCTCGTACCACCAGCTGCAGTCTCAGGTCAATGACGACGCCAACCGCCTGAACCAGCTGCTGAACGAGATCAAGGAAGCGATCGACGCCACCACGAAGAACTACGTGGCCTCGGAAGAGGAGCAGGCCCAGTCGATGTCCCACGTCTCCGCGCAGGCCTCGCCCTTCGGATGA
- a CDS encoding type VII secretion protein EccB, whose amino-acid sequence MASRRDELNAYSFARKRTTAAFLKPLPNGSIESAPRPLKAVLPSILLGLVVTVGFGACGILKPVAPKGWDTPAQNVIVGDKSTTRYVVLNSKGENGSTQKLLHPILNLASAKLLLNPKKFQVVKVKEEELDGKIPHGPAIGIPYAPDRLPTAKEAGTPKVWAVCDRPGSGENSKSQQAVFVLGGKDKARVENQGKLDLHQALYVQDPQGEKYLVDENGVAFKFDALGGKAPSPAVKEQQDDKLRQVIFGDAQPQQVTSEWMNTLIKSQTPLIMPRVDKAGTRTPVEGVPAKYSVIGNVLKAGDNQKYVVTADGLEKVSNFMAKLLLEGPNATAVNKGGDKMEAISVSTDSITPKRDDKDQVVQFMSEVPGTALWPSEAVTMANAAATRRSPGIGDSGKGADVACSVYHGTSTEYANGASKALGFDGAVPKMTTWVGKDYPAAIASGSASYVTPGSGLLYQQVTGNAKEGPLFLVTDTGLRYSVPRSNDSATKAGNAEKERDQAQIHLGYESVHPPTVDKAWSQLLSEGPSLDVDSAKKPQSS is encoded by the coding sequence ATGGCATCACGTCGGGACGAGCTGAATGCGTATTCGTTCGCTCGAAAGCGGACGACTGCGGCATTTCTGAAGCCGCTGCCGAACGGCTCGATCGAGAGTGCGCCGCGACCTCTCAAGGCCGTGCTCCCGAGCATCCTGCTCGGCCTGGTCGTGACCGTGGGCTTCGGCGCCTGCGGCATCCTCAAGCCGGTCGCCCCGAAGGGCTGGGACACCCCCGCCCAAAACGTCATCGTCGGCGACAAGTCCACCACCCGGTATGTCGTCCTGAACAGCAAGGGCGAAAACGGCAGCACCCAGAAACTCCTGCACCCGATCCTCAACCTGGCCTCCGCGAAACTCCTGCTGAACCCGAAGAAGTTTCAGGTCGTAAAGGTGAAGGAAGAGGAACTCGACGGAAAAATCCCGCACGGCCCCGCAATCGGAATCCCGTACGCCCCCGACCGCCTCCCCACCGCCAAGGAGGCCGGCACCCCGAAGGTCTGGGCGGTCTGCGACCGCCCGGGCAGCGGCGAGAACAGCAAGTCGCAGCAGGCGGTGTTCGTCCTGGGCGGCAAGGACAAGGCACGGGTGGAGAACCAGGGGAAGCTGGATCTGCATCAGGCGCTGTACGTCCAGGACCCGCAGGGAGAGAAGTACCTGGTCGACGAGAACGGCGTGGCCTTCAAGTTCGACGCGCTCGGCGGCAAGGCCCCCTCGCCTGCGGTCAAGGAGCAGCAGGACGACAAGCTGCGCCAGGTCATCTTCGGGGACGCACAGCCGCAGCAGGTGACCTCCGAATGGATGAACACCCTCATCAAGAGCCAGACGCCGCTCATCATGCCGCGGGTGGACAAGGCCGGCACGCGCACGCCCGTCGAGGGCGTGCCGGCCAAGTACAGCGTCATCGGCAACGTCCTGAAGGCCGGTGACAACCAGAAGTACGTGGTGACCGCCGACGGCCTGGAGAAGGTTTCGAACTTCATGGCCAAGCTCCTGCTGGAGGGGCCGAACGCGACCGCCGTCAACAAGGGCGGCGACAAGATGGAGGCGATCTCGGTCTCCACCGACAGCATCACCCCGAAGCGTGACGACAAGGACCAGGTCGTCCAGTTCATGTCAGAGGTTCCGGGCACGGCGCTGTGGCCCTCCGAGGCTGTCACCATGGCCAACGCCGCGGCGACGCGGCGCAGCCCCGGCATCGGCGACTCGGGCAAGGGCGCGGACGTCGCCTGCAGCGTCTACCACGGCACCAGCACGGAGTACGCGAACGGCGCGAGCAAGGCGCTCGGTTTCGACGGCGCCGTACCGAAGATGACCACCTGGGTCGGCAAGGACTACCCGGCCGCCATCGCCTCCGGTTCGGCTTCGTACGTAACGCCTGGCAGCGGCCTGCTGTACCAGCAGGTGACGGGCAATGCCAAGGAAGGCCCGCTCTTCCTGGTGACCGACACCGGGCTGCGTTATTCGGTGCCGCGCAGCAACGACAGCGCCACCAAGGCGGGCAATGCCGAGAAGGAGCGCGACCAGGCGCAGATCCACCTCGGATACGAGAGCGTGCACCCGCCGACGGTCGACAAGGCGTGGTCACAGCTGCTGTCCGAAGGGCCTTCGCTGGACGTCGACAGCGCCAAGAAGCCACAGAGCTCCTGA
- the eccE gene encoding type VII secretion protein EccE: MAPRLRAQAGSIGGVRVQQLALIEIAAALVLVGWTIHPVALTVAAVVAAVLVVFALGRRRRVPLPEWITTVRAMKRRAKQSGPAGAAGGVDPAFAPLVECDPALRTYEYTDAEQRAIGFVGDGTFLTAIVQVEGRDEPLRPQSGSRPLPMDVLHTALDVEDIHLESVQFVQYTQPAPAPHLPEQAVAARSYAPLQAQTKTPALQLTWIALKLDPELCAEAIEARGGGIDGAQRSLLRAADQLVSRLSAHGVRARVLAEREVVAAVGTAVCVSPRAANGAMGRDGRAARRTQETVRAMRCDDRWHTTYWIGRWPQLGRGGTPLAGIVQLLTSTPAMASTFALTASHGSGRAPAISGYVRLSTRSENELTAAQSELERRSGSVKVGLVRLDREQLPGLLATLPLGGTR, translated from the coding sequence GTGGCGCCCCGGCTGCGCGCGCAGGCGGGCAGCATCGGCGGCGTCCGCGTGCAGCAGCTCGCGCTCATCGAGATCGCCGCGGCGCTGGTGCTGGTGGGCTGGACGATCCACCCCGTCGCCCTGACCGTCGCCGCGGTGGTGGCGGCCGTCCTCGTCGTCTTCGCCCTCGGCCGGCGCCGGCGCGTCCCGCTGCCGGAGTGGATCACGACGGTACGGGCGATGAAGCGCCGGGCCAAGCAGAGCGGTCCGGCCGGCGCCGCCGGCGGCGTGGACCCGGCCTTCGCGCCGCTGGTGGAGTGCGACCCGGCGCTGCGTACGTACGAGTACACCGACGCGGAGCAGCGGGCGATCGGCTTTGTCGGGGACGGTACGTTCCTGACCGCGATCGTCCAGGTGGAGGGCCGCGACGAGCCGCTGCGCCCGCAGAGCGGCAGCCGCCCGCTGCCGATGGATGTGCTGCACACCGCGCTGGACGTGGAGGACATCCACCTCGAATCGGTGCAGTTCGTGCAGTACACCCAGCCCGCGCCCGCCCCGCACCTGCCCGAACAGGCCGTCGCCGCCCGCTCCTACGCGCCGCTCCAGGCGCAGACCAAGACGCCGGCCCTGCAGCTGACCTGGATCGCGCTCAAGCTGGACCCGGAGCTGTGCGCCGAGGCCATCGAGGCGCGCGGCGGCGGCATCGACGGCGCCCAGCGGTCGCTGCTGCGCGCCGCCGACCAGCTCGTCAGCCGGCTCTCCGCGCACGGGGTACGGGCCCGGGTGCTCGCCGAGCGCGAGGTGGTGGCCGCGGTCGGCACCGCGGTGTGCGTCAGCCCGCGGGCCGCGAACGGCGCGATGGGCCGCGACGGCCGCGCCGCGCGCCGCACCCAGGAGACGGTGCGCGCGATGCGCTGCGACGACCGCTGGCACACCACGTACTGGATCGGCCGCTGGCCCCAGCTCGGCCGGGGCGGCACGCCGCTGGCGGGCATCGTCCAGCTGCTGACCAGCACCCCGGCGATGGCGAGCACCTTCGCGCTGACCGCCTCGCACGGCAGCGGCCGGGCGCCCGCCATCTCGGGCTACGTCCGCCTCTCGACCCGCAGCGAGAACGAACTGACCGCCGCGCAGAGCGAGTTGGAGCGCCGTTCCGGCTCGGTGAAGGTCGGGCTCGTACGGCTGGACCGCGAGCAGCTCCCCGGCCTCCTGGCCACGCTCCCCCTCGGAGGTACCCGCTGA